In a single window of the Enoplosus armatus isolate fEnoArm2 chromosome 15, fEnoArm2.hap1, whole genome shotgun sequence genome:
- the tpp1 gene encoding tripeptidyl-peptidase 1, producing MNTFLTFSAPLFFSSLVWSGYLEYDQDVLIPEDWTHVGRVDPTEELELTFALKQQNVDLLEETLRLVSDPDSAQYGKHLTLEEVSSLVHPSELTQKVVRHWLQSHGITNCLTVRTRDFLQCTVTAEVAETLLPGSKFHRYERAGHSLVRSSAPYSVHDDVHQHLDFVGGLHRLPPKEQDLSKASSNRKHKQFKAGVHLGVTPAILRARYNLTATDVGTAQNNSQAVAQFLEQYYSPADLAEFMSMYGRSFQHLSHVDRVVGTQGGGKAGLEASLDVEYIMSTGANISTWVFTNPGRHETQEPFLQWMVLLSNMSDLPWVHTISYGDDEDSLSAAYMMRINTEFMKAGVRGISLLFASGDSGAGCRHLGKEQNSFRPSFPASSPYVTTVGGTSFKNPFKLTYEVTDYISGGGFSNVFKMPDYQAKAVDAYLKTVAAALPPRSYFNTSGRAYPDMAALSDNYWVVINRVPVPWVSGTSASTPVVGGMLSLINDQRLLKCLPALGFLNPRLYKLKGQALFDVTEGCHLSCLDEQVQGKGFCAAPSWDPVTGWGTPNYPALLAALLAE from the exons GATACCAGAGGACTGGACTCATGTGGGTCGGGTCGACCccacagaggagctggagctgacCTTTGCCCTGAAGCAGCAAAACGTTGACCTGCTGGAAGAAACGCTCAGACTGGTGTCGGACCCTGACTCAGCACAGTATG GTAAACACCTCACGCTGGAGGAGGTGTCGTCCCTCGTACATCCGTCTGAACTGACCCAGAAGGTGGTGCGTCACTGGCTGCAGAGTCATGGGATAACAAACTGCCTGACGGTTCGCACTCGGGACTTTTTACAGTGTACTGTGACTGCAGA GGTTGCAGAGACGCTGCTTCCAGGTAGCAAGTTCCACCGTTACGAGAGAGCCGGCCATTCTCTGGTGAGGTCTTCAGCTCCGTACTCTGTTCATGACGATGTTCACCAGCACCTGGACTTTG TTGGAGGACTTCACCGCCTCCCTCCCAAAGAGCAGGACCTCAGCAAAGCCTCTTCTAACAGGAAGCATAAGCAGTTTAAGGCAGGGGTACACCTGGGAGTGACTCCCGCCATCCTGAGGGCTCGCTATAACCTCACAGCAACTGATGTGGGAACAGCTCAGAACAACAGCCAGGCTGTAGCTCAG TTCCTGGAGCAGTACTATAGCCCTGCAGACCTGGCTGAGTTCATGAGCATGTATGGAAGGAGCTTCCAGCATCTCTCTCATGTGGACCGGGTTGTCGGCACtcagggaggagggaaggctGGTCTGGAGGCCAGTCTGGATGTAGAGTACATCATGAGCACAGGGGCAAACATCTCCACATGGGTCTTCACCAATCCAG GTCGCCATGAGACCCAGGAGCCTTTCCTCCAGTGGATGGTTTTGCTCAGCAACATGTCTGACCTGCCCTGGGTTCACACCATCAGCTACGGAGACGATGAAGACAGCCTGTCTGCTGCATACATGATGCGCATCAACACAGAGTTTATGAAGGCGGGCGTCAGAGGaatctctctgctctttgcttCTG GTGACAGTGGTGCAGGCTGCAGACATTTGGGTAAAGAACAAAACTCCTTCAGGCCAAGTTTTCCTGCCTCAAG CCCATATGTGACTACAGTCGGAGGAACCTCGTTCAAGAACCCATTTAAGCTCACTTATGAAGTTACAGATTACATCAGTGGAGGGGGCTTCAGCAACGTCTTCAAGATGCCTGACTACCAG GCCAAAGCTGTGGATGCGTATCTGAAGACTGTAGCAGCAGCCCTCCCTCCTCGGTCGTATTTCAATACCAGCGGCAGGGCCTATCCAGACATGGCTGCCCTGTCGGATAATTACTGGGTGGTCATCAACAGAGTACCCGTCCCCTGGGTTTCTGGGACCTCG GCGTCGACCCCTGTGGTTGGGGGCATGCTGTCGCTCATCAATGACCAGCGGCTGCTAAAGTGCCTGCCTGCCCTGGGCTTCCTCAATCCTCGCCTCTACAAGCTCAAAGGACAGGCCCTGTTTGAT GTAACTGAAGGCTGTCACCTGAGCTGTCTGGACGAACAGGTTCAGGGTAAAGGTTTCTGTGCTGCACCATCGTGGGACCCTGTTACAGGCTGGGGGACGCCAAACTACCCTGCGCTGCTGGCCGCCCTGCTAGCTGAGTAA
- the yy1a gene encoding transcriptional repressor protein YY1a: protein MASGDTLYIETDGSEMPAEIVELHEIEVETIETTVVGDDGEHQPMIALQPLDTDNPNSIHSHQEVILVQTREEVVGEDDSELHTDDGFEDQILIPVPAVEEDFIEQTLVTVAGKSSSTGRMRKAGSGKKAGKKSYLSGGEMGRKWEQKQVQIKTLEGEFSVTMWASDDKKDIDHEEQISGENSPPDYSEYMTGKKLPPGGIPGIDLSDPKQLAEFARMKPRKVKEDDAPRTIACPHKGCTKMFRDNSAMRKHLHTHGPRVHVCAECGKAFVESSKLKRHQLVHTGEKPFQCTFEGCGKRFSLDFNLRTHVRIHTGDRPYVCPFDGCNKKFAQSTNLKSHILTHAKAKNNQ, encoded by the exons ATGGCATCAGGGGACACCCTGTACATAGAAACGGACGGGTCAGAAATGCCAGCCGAAATAGTGGAACTGCACGAAATCGAAGTAGAGACAATCGAGACAACAGTTGTTGGAGACGACGGTGAACACCAGCCTATGATCGCCTTACAGCCTCTTGACACGGATAATCCAAACTCGATTCACTCGCACCAGGAGGTGATTTTGGTGCAAACAAGAGAAGAGGTGGTGGGCGAGGATGACTCTGAATTGCACACGGATGACGGTTTTGAGGACCAAATCCTCATCCCAGTGCCCGCCGTGGAGGAGGACTTTATCGAACAGACTCTCGTTACTGTCGCCGGGAAAAGCTCCTCGACAGGCCGGATGAGGAAGGCTGGAAGCGGAAAGAAAGCGGGCAAAAAGAGCTACTTGAGCGGGGGAGAAATGGGCAGAAAATGGGAACAGAAGCAGGTCCAGATAAAGACTTTGGAGGGGGAGTTTTCAGTCACTATGTGGGCATCAG ATGACAAGAAGGACATAGACCACGAGGAGCAAATCTCGGGTGAAAACTCCCCTCCAGATTATTCTGAATACATGACCGGGAAGAAGCTTCCTCCTGGAGGCATCCCAGGCATTGACCTGTCAGACCCCAAACAGCTGGCAGAGTTTGCAAG aATGAAGccaagaaaagtaaaagaagacGATGCACCCAGGACGATAGCCTGTCCACACAAA GGATGTACCAAGATGTTCAGGGACAACTCAGCGATGAGAAAGCACTTGCATACCCACGGGCCTCGTGTGCACGTCTGTGCAGAGTGTGGCAAAGCCTTCGTAGAGAGTTCAAAACTGAAGAGGCATCAACTCGTACACACGGGAGAGAAACCTTTCCAG TGCACATTTGAGGGCTGTGGCAAGCGGTTCTCTCTGGACTTTAACTTGCGCACACATGTGCGTATTCACACTGGAGACCGCCCGTATGTGTGCCCCTTTGATGGGTGCAACAAAAAATTTGCCCAGTCAACCAACCTGAAGtctcacatcctcacacacGCCAAAGCCAAAAACAACCAGTGA